The nucleotide window AATACTAAATTAGTGACTTCACATTTATAAATCGGTTCAtcaaattttatatttgaCTGTATTTTCAGTGATTGCCCAGGAGCCCTTATGTTTATGATATTCACCTCATCTGACATCGTTGACACTGCTATGTAACACCCGTCTAATCCTGCCACCTCTAGATCTTGTTCTCTATTTGCagtattttcatcaataatcaCATCGGATATGTTAGCTGCTGGAAAAGTTATGGATCTGGTAAATCcaaaattcttttcaacATCAAATGAAATAACGTACACAGTTTGCAAATTTGCTAACACAATACAACGAGATCCAAAATctactttgaaaaaatggaTTTGTAAAATACGTTCTTCAGATGAGTCATTAGAAATAGTAGGTAATGGGAGGATATTTACTTCTTCCATATCTTTAATGacatatattttttcttcgtCAATAACAATGGTCCATTGCTTATATAGAGAAAGGTGTAATATAGTCTTATTGGATACCTTTTTAAAATTCATCGACTTAGTTTCACACCACCAAATGATTTCACCATTTTCGGAGCCACTAACACTCcaattttgatttgaatcTCCAGGTACAGTTGAGTTTGTTATTGCAGTTACACATGCAGAATGTCTTGAATTAAATTCTGTAACGGGTGTTAAATATGATCTATTACTTAATAGTTTCCCAAACACCCTACCATCGAACCTTCCAAATACGGCTGCATTTATATTAAAATTCATGGTGGAACAGCCCTGTGGCGTTGTACAGGGAATATAGGTATATCTCCTCTGTTTATTTCTATTCGATTGTAATTGAACCATTGTTATAACACCATCATTATAGCAGGTACAACGTGGATAATCAAAATACAgactttcaatttgttgaaCCATATGAGAAGAAGGTGATATGGTATATTTGGTTCTCACAGCTTTATTATGTTTCCATTGTTTCAATCCATGAACTCTTTCTACATATTCTGTGCTATATTTGGTAGAATGAGAATAGGATGGGAAATAGTTGGTGTGTATCCTTGCCTTAAAGAGGTTTTTCCATAATTCCTCATCATTGATAAGGTTTCTAAAATAAATGGAGAGGTCCTGCAGGATGGAGAGCTCCTTCTCATCTAGATAACTGAAGATGACAACTAAGATTTCAGGCGGTAGTCTCTGCAAACTTAATGCATTActtttaaattcttgaattggaaaatgattcATAGCCCTTCGTGATCCGTACCTAATCCACAGCAAAGGAATAGGTTGTTGCTCTTCCGAGTGGATCACAGTGTGCGATGACTATGTATATGGATATTCTATATactaatttttcactacGAGCTAAgggaaaaagaaaaaaataaaaataaaggCATTCCATGGTTTCCCACGAGTTTCGAACTGCCAAAACCGCTAATTTCCCAACTGAACTATTTGGGTATATAAAATAAGAACTTCTgcaaaaatggaaatgcCCGACCGCTTAGAACATTCCTTTATACGAAAATGTAGCCGCCAAGATCAAAGCTGAAACACCGAAAAAATTCGACGGTCGTTTGCATGAAAATGCGTAAACTAAACGTGTTAAAGGGCCCCGGCTATTCCGTCAAAATTGGCTTCCTCCTCTCCAATTTCTTAAACACAGATCCATAAACGAACCTTCAACAGTACCTGGTTTCCCTCTCTCTGGCATTACCAGTTCACATCGTATTCTATCGCATTTAGCATTTCTGATCATAATAGAAACCGTAATTGAATTCAGCTCATTTCTGCTACTGcatttatcattatctgCATTGAACATCAAGGCTGATTCTTTTACTTCTCCAATTAACATATAAAAAGGCCCAACAGTCCAATTCAACTTACAAACTGCCAAGTTCAATTTCTGTGTAATCTCAAAGTAAATTCGTTGCATTAACATTAAACAATACAGATGACtgaaaataagaaacaaaagacTACTACATATCCAACAATGAGACCTCAAAATATTGGTATCAAAGCCATGGAAATTTACATTCCAACACAATTTGTTTCTCAACAAGATCtagaaaaatttgatgGTGTTTCCTCTGGGAAATATACTATTGGATTGGGTCAAACTAATATGTCATTTGTTAATGACAGAGAAGATATATATTCCATGTGTTTGACTgttctttccaaattaatTAAGAATTATAATATTGATACCAATGAAATTGGTAGATTAGAAGTCGGTACTGAAActttaattgataaatCTAAATCTGTTAAATCTGTCTTGATGCAATTATTTAATGGGAATAATGACGTGGAAGGTATTGACACTTTAAATGCCTGTTATGGTGGTACTAATgctcttttcaattctttaaattggaTTGAATCAAGTGCTTGGGATGGTAAAGATGCCATTGTGGTCTGCGGTGATATTGCCATTTATGATAAAGGTGCTGCAAGACCCACAGGTGGTGCAGGTGTTGTCGCCATGTTAATTGGACCAGATGCTCCAATTGTTTTTGATCCAGTAAGAGGATCATTCATGGAACATGCATACGATTTCTACAAGCCAGATTTCACTAGTGAATATCCATATGTGGATGGTCATTTTTCATTGACATGTTACGTAAAGGCTCTAGATCAAGTTTACAAGAATTATTCTCAAAAGGCTATTGCCAGAGGTATGGTAGAATCTGCAGCTGGTCCACAAGCTGTTAATACAgttaattattttgattatAATGTTTTCCATGTTCCCACTTGTAAATTGGTAACGAAATCATATGGTAGACTGTTATATAACGATTTCAGAGCTAATCCATCCTTATATCCAGAAGTAGATGCTAAATATGCCACTATGGATTATGATGAATCATTAACTGATAAAGTATTGGAGAAGACCTTCGTCAATGTTGCCAAGTCGCATCACAAGGAAAGAGTCGCACCATCATTAGTGGTGCCCACAAATACAGGTAACATGTATACAGCTTCTGTGTATGCATCATTAGCATCATTACTATCTCAAGTGGGGTCCGAAAAATTACAAGGCAAGAGGATCGGGTTATTCTCTTATGGATCTGGTTTGGCAGCCTCACTTTTCTCGTGTAAAGTTGTTGGTGACATTAGTAACATTATCTCCGTGCTGGACATTGATGCCAAACTGAATGCCAATAGACAATTGGGGACTcctgaagaatttgaagctGCCATCAAGTTGAGAGAAGATGCACATTTACAAAAGGGTTTTGAACCTGCAGGGTCCATCGACCAATTGCAAAAGGGCGTCTACTACTTGACCTCTGTAGACGATCGTTTCAGAAGAAGTTACACTATCAAAGAGTAAGAGTTGCTCAGTCGTGTCTGTAcctatatatatataccTTACCTTACCTTACCTTACCTTACCTTACCTATCTATCGATATATAAGCCaatcattcaataaatatCAGCTAGCATTCAAACATCGTTATTTCCATTATCTCGctaatttttttgtttttcgTTACGGCGCGAAAAAAGCGCGCTCTCTTTCTTTTGCCTGTTGAGGAACCAAACTCTCGCCGCTGATTGGTCAGTCATAGTCCGGACCTCGGGTTACTAACGATCGACCGCACAAACACTCTTGTTCCTGATATATTTGCCAGTTGAAATTTGACGTTTATGGATCTGGTACTTAAATGGCCCATTGAACCCATCCGAGATCCACTCTATTTGCTAATCGGATTACCAACCACCCTTTCCTCTCGAGCATCACCCTCTCTCCATTGGAACTTCGACTAAGTTACCGCTTCATAGGTTTTGCTGCTACGTTCCCCGTTAACTTCAATACCACTTAGTCATACACTTTGCattcataatattttttttttccaaattgttACATTACATTACATTAACCAATGGCATTCAAGTCAATCAAATATAAGCTGGGTTCCAAGGGCTATCATCGCCAGGCTACCTCATTTTTTGATAGTTCCTACAATTATTTAAGGCAGAACCAGGCGGTGTTCCATTTAGATGGTTCTGCTCCATACCCTAACGGCTCGGGAAATCAACCTCATCCTGTCGTTGTTGCTAATACAAACTTTAATCTAGTCGATGATGTTCTATATAAAGataatcaaaatcaattgcAACCGTTGTTCAATGGTCAATTTACtacaattcaaaatcaatcaacaacaacgacCCCCATGACTGCAGTAGCCACTACTTCACAAACAGTTAGACAAACTGCTcaaaataagaaatttggcatcattaagaaacaaaatcaaaacgTCTTATCccttaatgaaaaattagcCAAGAGATTATATTCTACAACAATTACCACTTCCACTTTATTGGATGGTAAACTTATCATTGATGATTCaaaaattccaattaaTGAAACTGAACCAACGCCGTCAGAAAATGATTTCCCTTGGGAAAAAGATACTGAattatctttaaataagaatacttttttgaatactcatattaatgaaattactAAATGTTATCAAAATGGTGATCTTAACAAGATTAATTCTCTATatcattctttgaaacGTAATAATGTTATACCGCCAATGGGAATTTATGAAGTTGTATTGAATTCCATTgctgaaagaaaattggatgaaaatgatcTAGATAATAAGATGTTTGAAATGTTAACTTGTTACCAGGATATATTATCTAACAAGATGAAACCTTCCGCCATTGTTTACAacattttattaaattctttgtttAAGAGTTCAATTTTAGCCATTCAGTCCAGAAATAGAAACGGATCCGATTTCTTTAAGATTGCCATCGAATTGTTTAAAACTGTCACTACAACAAGTAATATCCAATTGGATAGAGACGTTATCAGTCACACGTTATTGGCTGTTAATTTATACCCTGGTTATATCTCTATTAATGAACTGATCACTTTCTTAAATTCATCTCCATTTGTGACAAAGAATATATTCTATTACGTCAGTCTGatcaattattcaagatTGTCTGGTAATAATCCActtattaaagaattatttcaagatttcCAAATGGGTCTTCAAACGGAAGAAAACTCTAAAACTAATATATTGCATGAGGACCGAGTTAAAGTGGAGGCTTCTGTTATTTCTGGTTTAGTGGAAACTGGTGACCTTGAAATGGCTTCCTCATTATTGAATACTTTAATCAACCAAATAAGAGATACAAATGGACTATCTTCTGATATATCACTTCTCTTGTCAAGTTTCTTAATCTCCATGTCCAAGATTGATCCATCAAAGGCATATCAAATGTGGATGACATTccatcaacaacaatggATTCCAGAATTCTCATACGAGTTTTATTTGCAACAAATGGTAAATTCTTTCCAGGATTGGAACATAACAAAGACCATATATGATTATATTTTCCCCATGGACCGTTCATTTAATACCAAGAGGGAACAATTAGAGGATTACATATTGTATCCAATGAACATGGATCTTGTTTTAAACTCATTAATGGATTATGCCTTACAATTGAACGATACTGAAATTATTATGAAACTAATTGAGGAATCTAAGATAAAATCATTCACATTTGAAGCTTCTCTTTACCCATTAAT belongs to Naumovozyma castellii chromosome 3, complete genome and includes:
- the ERG13 gene encoding hydroxymethylglutaryl-CoA synthase (ancestral locus Anc_8.864), translating into MTENKKQKTTTYPTMRPQNIGIKAMEIYIPTQFVSQQDLEKFDGVSSGKYTIGLGQTNMSFVNDREDIYSMCLTVLSKLIKNYNIDTNEIGRLEVGTETLIDKSKSVKSVLMQLFNGNNDVEGIDTLNACYGGTNALFNSLNWIESSAWDGKDAIVVCGDIAIYDKGAARPTGGAGVVAMLIGPDAPIVFDPVRGSFMEHAYDFYKPDFTSEYPYVDGHFSLTCYVKALDQVYKNYSQKAIARGMVESAAGPQAVNTVNYFDYNVFHVPTCKLVTKSYGRLLYNDFRANPSLYPEVDAKYATMDYDESLTDKVLEKTFVNVAKSHHKERVAPSLVVPTNTGNMYTASVYASLASLLSQVGSEKLQGKRIGLFSYGSGLAASLFSCKVVGDISNIISVLDIDAKLNANRQLGTPEEFEAAIKLREDAHLQKGFEPAGSIDQLQKGVYYLTSVDDRFRRSYTIKE
- the UFO1 gene encoding SCF ubiquitin ligase complex subunit UFO1 (ancestral locus Anc_8.863), encoding MNHFPIQEFKSNALSLQRLPPEILVVIFSYLDEKELSILQDLSIYFRNLINDEELWKNLFKARIHTNYFPSYSHSTKYSTEYVERVHGLKQWKHNKAVRTKYTISPSSHMVQQIESLYFDYPRCTCYNDGVITMVQLQSNRNKQRRYTYIPCTTPQGCSTMNFNINAAVFGRFDGRVFGKLLSNRSYLTPVTEFNSRHSACVTAITNSTVPGDSNQNWSVSGSENGEIIWWCETKSMNFKKVSNKTILHLSLYKQWTIVIDEEKIYVIKDMEEVNILPLPTISNDSSEERILQIHFFKVDFGSRCIVLANLQTVYVISFDVEKNFGFTRSITFPAANISDVIIDENTANREQDLEVAGLDGCYIAVSTMSDEVNIINIRAPGQSLKIQSNIKFDEPIYKCEVTNLVLAAALNGSLQIFDASSGNLIKTVQKTEKFPEFLSISQGRMIVGSGNTLNYLQFISDDLHSRKSKSSGSRNRSNKWNETMNSELQLYDDEVTKRREQEKKAEKLFAKYGGDIDEEELQLKIALMESEETFHTNGNDSNTSQNNDEENLRRVLEESRNDTNNLNISSMDIRNEDEEFLKAVEQSLLVNERSQETSHSNNHPPLTTTQPAPTSSAEDEELQLAIALSLSEISQH